A single genomic interval of Oryza sativa Japonica Group chromosome 7, ASM3414082v1 harbors:
- the LOC9272338 gene encoding replication protein A 70 kDa DNA-binding subunit D, with protein sequence MGGLQIASLEPGDGNPTLRIRISRLWEYRDQNDESILHYIGLVLVDQKGSSIAAMIYPPCDNKFKPLITEGKVYLLTYYRVKPCTKHYRPVDNKLAITFTWWSTVEECVDVPDNFAQYAYSLKPFNELRSHVDRKDSFTDVIGIITEISSVTTVQTRIKDGDSLKRNVYIRNADNETTNIALWGERATSFPADEIVSAGKHQPQIVIFVGTLVRGHGRNVSLSGNSACKWYINIDTPEVKSLAASVEGSYEPIKWLDLPSGPAAHNNGEEKTIAEIRELHPFKFKKHEFLVTVVIKKLNMEYSWWYTACDICKKTAKPYGSSYRCGNNTCPPVVSASPWFKLSVIAGDHTADTTFIVFGRLAQRLIGRSVDALVMENPTGKDYIPREITDLLEKEFVWNVSFTENTVSSGIVAFQVNKIIKGGQNYSLALLQSPSGSQASSVVPSMALSPVTSQDVSVGQHTETETPSVGFVDAQLPLVSPSTATQKDKNIDDEFASKTPGEDVAADDEDYDQDDEHLNLTQKAPGSAAKSTTSKAYKKRPRPSPGTGAAKKLFKGNDADSTDDAAGSSAIKKT encoded by the exons ATGGGCGGCCTGCAGATTGCTAGCCTTGAGCCTGGTGATGGGAATCCAACTCTCCGCATACGCATTTCACGGTTATGGGAATACCGTGACCAAAATGATGAAAGTATCTTGCACTATATTGGCTTGGTTTTGGTTGATCAAAAG GGATCCAGCATTGCTGCTATGATTTATCCTCCATGCGACAACAAATTTAAGCCCCTCATCACTGAAGGCAAGGTATACTTGCTTACGTACTATCGTGTGAAACCTTGCACGAAGCACTACCGGCCAGTTGACAACAAACTGGCGATCACTTTCACTTGGTGGAGTACAGTGGAAGAATGTGTTGATGTGCCAGATAACTTTGCTCAGTATGCTTACTCCCTTAAGCCTTTTAATGAGCTACGCTCCCATGTGGACAGGAAAGACTCCTTCACAG ATGTTATTGGAATCATCACTGAAATATCATCTGTTACAACCGTTCAGACACGCATTAAAGACGGTGATAGCTTGAAAAGGAACGTCTACATCCGCAATGCTGA CAATGAGACAACCAATATTGCATTGTGGGGAGAAAGGGCTACAAGCTTTCCTGCAGATGAGATTGTCAGTGCAGGCAAGCATCAACCGCAGATAGTTATCTTTGTTGGCACATTGGTGAGAGGCCATGGAA GAAACGTTTCTCTGTCAGGTAACTCGGCATGCAAATGGTACATAAATATTGACACACCAGAGGTCAAATCCTTGGCTGCTAG TGTTGAAGGGAGCTATGAGCCAATAAAATGGCTTGATCTGCCGTCTGGACCTGCTGCCCACAACAATGGTGAAGAAAAGACAATTGCTGAGATCAGAGAACTTCACCCTTTTAAGTTCAAG AAACATGAGTTCTTGGTTACTGTGGTCATCAAAAAACTTAACATGGAGTATTCCTGGTGGTATACTGCTTGTGATATCTGCAAGAAGACAGCAAAACCATATGGAAGTTCTTATAGATGTGGAAACAACACATGCCCACCAGTTGTTTCAGCTTCACCTTG GTTCAAACTGAGTGTGATAGCAGGAGATCATACAGCCGACACTACATTTATTGTTTTTGGCCGTTTGGCTCAAAGGCTCATTGGTCGTTCAGTTGATGCACTGGTGATGGAGAATCCAACCGGCAAGGACTACATACCGAGAGAGATCACTGATCTTCTTGAGAAAGAATTTGTCTGGAATGTCAGCTTTACAGAGAACACAGTTTCTAGCGGCATTGTAGCTTTCCAAGTGAACAAGATTATTAAAGGAGGCCAGAATTATTCCTTGGCTCTTCTACAATCTCCATCTGGATCCCAAGCATCTTCTGTGGTACCTTCCATGGCCCTATCTCCAGTTACATCTCAGGATGTTTCTGTTGGTCAGCACACAGAGACAGAAACTCCATCAGTAGGGTTTGTTGATGCTCAGCTACCTCTGGTTAGCCCATCCACCGCTACACAAAAAGATAAGAATATAGACGATGAGTTTGCATCAAAGACCCCTGGAGAGGATGTGGCTGCTGATGATGAAGACTATGACCAG GATGATGAGCATCTCAACCTTACACAGAAGGCTCCTGGTTCTGCAGCTAAAAGCACCACTTCCAAGGCATACAAAAAGAG GCCCAGACCATCTCCTGGAACCGGTGCAGCTAAGAAGTTGTTCAAGGGCAATGATGCTGACAGTACTGATGATGCTGCTGGAAGCAG TGCCATCAAGAAGACCTAG
- the LOC4343030 gene encoding ATG8-interacting protein 1: MAENMKFAEGSYVANELDMLSLASSVYTAPLFQTEFDSVYVPEYGDVGNSQDGLFPGLFISDGFVFPPSEHENLPIESDLDGSNNNNNGQESSCAGNIYEGCNEPAKEVDGRSLSVSGDLHSANETTIPNLEPPEIRAEQEKDNATIKCDLPCEGWLKRKSNCLSHRMKGVTTVCTIVAAGALMGFVIIGQRWQQDKLHLHHFQFNIGTEGVNRIVGIFSRCKDALPSSQQLKSLLPTRVLPQEPVSA, translated from the exons ATGGCAGAAAACATGAAATTTGCTGAAGGGTCGTACGTGGCCAACGAATTGGATATGCTCTCTCTGGCTTCATCAGTATATACTGCTCCATTATTTCAAACAGAATTTGATTCAGTTTATGTGCCTGAATATGGGGACGTGGGTAACAGTCAGGATGGCCTATTTCCTGGTTTATTCATTTCAGATGGCTTTGTTTTCCCTCCAAGCGAGCATGAGAATTTGCCAATAGAATCTGATCTTGATGGATCGAACAACAATAACAATGGTCAAGAAAGCAGCTGTGCTGGGAATATCTATGAGGGTTGTAATGAACCAGCCAAAGAAGTTGATGGCAGAAGTCTGTCTGTTAGTGGTGACCTGCACTCTGCCAACGAAACTACTATCCCGAATTTAGAGCCACCTGAAATACGTGCTGAACAAGAGAAAGATAATGCAACCATCAAGTGTGATCTTCCATGTGAAGGATGGTTGAAAAGGAAATCAAATTGTCTTTCTCACCGTATGAAAGGAGTGACGACAGTCTGCACTATTGTGGCAGCTGGTGCTTTGATGGGCTTTGTTATAATAGGTCAGAGGTGGCAGCAGGACAAATTGCACCTTCATCATTTTCAGTTCAATATCGGCACTGAG GGCGTCAACAGAATCGTTGGAATATTCAGCCGTTGTAAGGATGCGCTTCCCAGTAGTCAGCAGCTCAAGTCTCTGCTTCCGACTCGCGTGCTCCCTCAAGAGCCAGTGAGTGCGTGA